In Pogoniulus pusillus isolate bPogPus1 chromosome 41, bPogPus1.pri, whole genome shotgun sequence, a genomic segment contains:
- the LOC135192142 gene encoding thaicobrin-like, producing MEREEALLLGSEVEQVCERADVILDPDTANPLLVLAGDGRGVGRGHTWRQLPDAPQRFDTEPCVLGCQGFSMGTHCWQVEVAEAGDWWAVGVAQDSVRRKGVLRFTPQEGIWAVGQWFGQYHAFTDPDWTPLSLACPPRAIQVCLDFSKGQVAFADAESQAQLFAFCLAPCPGGSLRPWLWVGADSWLKLCP from the exons atggagagagaagaggctctgctgctgggcagtgaggTGGAGCAGGTGTGTGAAAGAG ccgATGTGATCCTGGACCCTGACACCGCCAACCCCCTGCTGGTGCTGGCCGGGGACGGGCGCGGCGTGGGCCGTGGGCACACCTGGCGCCAGCTGCCCGACGCCCCCCAGCGCTTCGACACGGAGCCCTGcgtgctgggctgccagggctTCAGCATGGGCACGCACTGCTGGCAGGTGGAGGTGGCCGAGGCGGGGGACTGGTGGGCGGTGGGGGTGGCCCAGGACtctgtcaggaggaaaggggtgCTCAGGTTTACCCCCCAGGAGGGGATCTGGGCCGtggggcagtggtttgggcaGTACCATGCTTTCACCGACCCTGACtggacacccctgagcctcGCCTGCCCCCCCAGGGCCATCCaggtctgcctggacttcagcaaggggCAGGTGGCATTTGCTGATGCTGAGAGCCAAGCCCAGctctttgctttctgcctggcaCCGTGCCCTGGCGGCAGCCTGCGCCCCTGGCTCTGGGTGGGGGCCGACTCCTGGCTCAAGCTGTGTCCCTGA